The following proteins are encoded in a genomic region of Oncorhynchus keta strain PuntledgeMale-10-30-2019 chromosome 35, Oket_V2, whole genome shotgun sequence:
- the LOC118362443 gene encoding cytochrome P450 1B1-like codes for MALLDTEFGVKGSSIIREWSGQVQPALVASFVFLFCLEACLWVRNLRLKRRLPGPFAWPVVGNAMQLGQMPHITFSKLAKKYGNVYQIRLGCNNIVVLNGDTAIQEALVQHSTEFAGRPNFVSFQSVSGGNSMTFSNYSKQWRTHRKIAQSTIRAFYSANSQTKKAFEQHVVAEATELIEAFLKLSADGQFFNPAHELTVAAANVICALCFGKRYGHDDIEFRTLLGSVDRFGETVGAGSLVDVMPWLQYFPNPVRSVYQSFKDLNKEFFTFVRDKVVEHRETFDPEVTRDMSDAIIQVIDKAGHDTGLTEAHTEGTVSDLIGAGLDTVSTCLHWMLLLLAKYPNIQTRLQEQIDKVVGRDRLPCIEDKASLSYLDAVIYETMRYTSFVPLTIPHSTTSDVTIEGFHIPKDTVVFINQWSVNHNPLKWKDPHLFDPLRFLDENGALDKDLTNSVLIFSAGKRRCIGDQIAKVEVFLFSAILIHQCSFENNPSQDLSLDCSYGLTLKPLNYKISAKLRGELLNTA; via the coding sequence ATGGCACTGCTGGACACAGAGTTTGGGGTGAAGGGCAGCAGCATCATCAGAGAGTGGAGTGGACAGGTCCAGCCAGCTCTGGTCGCCTCCTttgttttcctcttctgtctAGAAGCCTGTCTATGGGTCAGGAATCTCAGACTCAAGAGAAGGCTGCCAGGACCCTTTGCCTGGCCGGTGGTGGGCAATGCCATGCAGCTGGGGCAGATGCCTCATATCACCTTCTCCAAGCTGGCAAAGAAGTACGGCAACGTGTATCAGATACGACTGGGCTGCAACAACATAGTGGTGCTCAATGGAGACACAGCAATACAAGAAGCTTTGGTGCAACACAGCACAGAGTTTGCAGGCAGACCCAACTTTGTGTCTTTTCAGTCAGTGTCTGGTGGTAACAGCATGACATTCTCTAACTACAGCAAACAGTGGAGGACCCACCGGAAGATCGCTCAGTCCACCATTAGAGCTTTCTACTCTGCCAACAGCCAGACCAAAAAAGCATTTGAACAGCACGTTGTTGCAGAGGCTACTGAGCTCATTGAAGCTTTCCTCAAACTCAGTGCTGATGGACAGTTTTTCAACCCTGCTCACGAACTGACAGTAGCTGCTGCAAATGTAATCTGTGCACTGTGCTTTGGAAAGCGTTATGGCCATGATGACATTGAGTTTAGAACCCTTCTGGGCAGCGTGGACAGGTTTGGAGAGACGGTGGGGGCTGGCAGCTTGGTGGATGTCATGCCCTGGCTTCAATATTTCCCAAATCCTGTCCGCAGTGTCTACCAGAGCTTCAAAGACCTCAATAAAGAGTTTTTCACCTTTGTGAGAGACAAGGTGGTGGAGCACAGGGAGACGTTTGACCCTGAAGTGACCCGGGACATGAGTGATGCCATTATTCAGGTAATTGACAAGGCAGGCCATGATACCGGGTTGACGGAGGCCCACACAGAAGGGACTGTGTCCGATCTGATTGGTGCGGGACTGGATACTGTGTCCACTTGCCTTCATTGGATGCTCCTTTTATTGGCAAAATACCCCAACATCCAAACCAGACTGCAGGAGCAGATTGACAAAGTGGTAGGCCGTGACAGGCTGCCCTGTATTGAGGACAAAGCCAGCCTGTCTTACCTAGATGCTGTTATCTATGAGACCATGCGCTATACCAGCTTTGTACCCCTCACCATCCCACACTCCACCACCTCAGATGTCACCATCGAAGGCTTCCACATCCCCAAAGACACAGTGGTCTTCATTAACCAGTGGTCTGTCAACCACAACCCTTTAAAGTGGAAGGACCCACATCTTTTTGACCCCTTACGGTTCCTCGATGAAAATGGTGCCCTTGACAAGGACCTTACCAACAGTGTGTTGATATTCTCAGCAGGGAAGAGGCGATGTATCGGTGACCAGATCGCCAAAGTGGAGGTTTTTTTATTTTCCGCTATTTTGATTCACCAATGCAGCTTTGAGAATAACCCAAGTCAGGACCTCTCCTTAGACTGCTCCTATGGGTTAACACTGAAGCCCCTAAACTACAAGATCTCTGCCAAGCTCAGAGGAGAATTACTTAATACGGCATAA
- the LOC118369094 gene encoding cytochrome P450 1B1-like, producing MALLDTEFGVKGSSIIREWSGQVQPALVASFVFLFCLEACLWVRNLRLKRRLPGPFAWPVVGNAMQLGQMPHITFSKLAKKYGNVYQIRLGCNNIVVLNGDTAIREALVQHSTEFAGRPDFVSFQMISGGRSLTFTNYSKQWKMHRKIAQSTIRAFSSANSQTKKAFEHHVLGECMDLVQVFLRMSADGRYFNPSHEFTVAAANVICALCFGKRYGHDDIEFRTLLGRMDRFGETVGAGSLVDVMPWLQNFPNPVRSIYQNFKHINEEFFAFVKDKVMQHRETFTPDVTRDMSDAIINAIEHRNDSGLAKDFVEGTVTDLIGAGQETMSTIFQWILLLLIKYPNIQTRVQEQIDKVVGRDRLPCIEDKASLSYLDAVIYETMRYTSFVPLTIPHSTTSDVTIEGFHIPKDTVVFINQWSVNHNPLKWKDPHLFDPSRFLNENGALDKDLTNSVMIFSTGKRRCIGDQIAKVETFLFTAVLLHQCTFESNPSEALTLDCSYGLTLKPLHYTITTKLRGKLLGLVSPA from the coding sequence ATGGCACTGCTGGACACAGAGTTTGGGGTGAAGGGCAGCAGCATCATCAGAGAGTGGAGTGGACAGGTCCAGCCAGCTCTGGTCGCCTCCTttgttttcctcttctgtctAGAAGCCTGTCTATGGGTCAGGAATCTCAGACTCAAGAGAAGGCTGCCAGGACCCTTTGCCTGGCCGGTGGTGGGCAATGCCATGCAGCTGGGGCAGATGCCTCATATCACCTTCTCCAAGCTGGCAAAGAAGTACGGCAACGTGTATCAGATACGACTGGGCTGCAACAACATAGTGGTGCTCAATGGAGACACAGCAATACGAGAAGCCTTGGTTCAACACAGTACAGAGTTTGCAGGCAGACCTGACTTTGTGTCTTTTCAGATGATTTCAGGAGGCAGGAGCTTGACTTTCACTAACTACAGCAAACAGTGGAAAATGCACAGGAAAATTGCACAATCTACCATTAGAGCGTTCTCCTCTGCCAACAGCCAGACCAAGAAAGCATTTGAGCACCACGTTTTGGGAGAATGTATGGATCTTGTGCAGGTATTTCTGAGAATGAGTGCAGATGGACGATATTTTAATCCCTCTCATGAATTTACAGTAGCTGCTGCAAATGTAATCTGTGCACTGTGCTTTGGAAAACGTTATGGCCATGATGACATTGAGTTTAGAACCCTTCTGGGCAGAATGGACAGGTTTGGAGAGACGGTGGGGGCTGGCAGCTTGGTGGATGTCATGCCCTGGCTTCAGAATTTCCCAAATCCTGTCCGCAGCATCTACCAGAATTTCAAACATATAAACGAGGAGTTTTTTGCCTTTGTGAAAGATAAAGTGATGCAGCACAGAGAAACCTTCACGCCTGACGTGACGCGTGACATGAGTGATGCCATCATTAACGCGATTGAGCACAGAAATGACAGTGGACTGGCCAAAGACTTTGTTGAAGGAACAGTCACAGACCTCATTGGAGCTGGCCAAGAAACAATGTCAACCATTTTCCAATGGATTCTCCTGCTTTTGATTAAATACCCCAACATCCAAACCAGGGTTCAGGAGCAGATTGACAAAGTGGTAGGCCGTGACAGGCTGCCCTGTATTGAGGACAAAGCCAGCCTGTCTTACCTAGATGCTGTTATCTATGAGACCATGCGCTATACCAGTTTTGTACCCCTCACCATCCCACACTCCACCACCTCAGATGTCACCATCGAAGGCTTCCACATCCCCAAAGACACAGTGGTCTTCATTAACCAGTGGTCTGTCAACCACAACCCTTTAAAGTGGAAGGACCCACATCTCTTCGACCCCTCACGTTTCCTCAATGAAAATGGTGCCCTTGACAAGGACCTGACCAACAGCGTCATGATCTTCTCCACTGGTAAGAGACGATGTATTGGCGACCAGATTGCCAAGGtggaaacatttttatttacagcCGTCTTGCTTCACCAGTGTACCTTTGAGAGCAACCCATCAGAGGCCCTGACCCTTGACTGTTCCTATGGGCTCACACTGAAGCCTCTCCACTACACCATCACAACCAAGCTCAGGGGGAAGCTGCTCGGTCTGGTGTCCCCTGCATAA